A genome region from Mycolicibacterium litorale includes the following:
- a CDS encoding ABC transporter permease, translated as MNFLSEALSFIFTAANWAGPAGLGARIVEHLEYTVIAVVFSALIAVPLGMIIGHTGRGTFLVVTGVNALRALPTLGVLLLGVLLWGLGLIGPTVALMLLGIPPLLAGTYAGIANVDPAVVDAARSMGMTERRVLLRVEVPIALPLILGGLRTATLQIVATATVAAYASLGGLGRYLIDGIKVREFYLALVGALMVTALALILDGLLALAVWLSVPGTGRWRRAGRMPQPFLSDEVALESRSRGGSRSTSAAGYEPAGASPTVEG; from the coding sequence GTGAACTTCCTGTCCGAGGCGCTGTCGTTCATCTTCACCGCCGCCAACTGGGCCGGTCCGGCGGGACTGGGCGCCCGCATCGTCGAACACCTCGAGTACACCGTCATCGCGGTCGTGTTCTCCGCGCTGATCGCCGTGCCGCTCGGGATGATCATCGGGCACACCGGCCGGGGCACGTTCCTGGTCGTGACGGGGGTCAACGCGCTGCGCGCACTGCCGACGCTCGGGGTGCTGCTGCTCGGGGTGCTGCTGTGGGGGCTGGGGCTGATCGGCCCGACCGTCGCGCTGATGCTGCTCGGCATCCCGCCGCTGCTGGCGGGCACCTACGCCGGCATCGCGAACGTCGACCCCGCAGTGGTCGACGCCGCCCGATCGATGGGCATGACCGAACGCCGCGTGCTGCTGCGCGTCGAGGTGCCGATCGCGCTGCCGCTGATCCTCGGCGGACTGCGCACCGCGACGTTGCAGATCGTGGCCACCGCGACCGTCGCCGCCTACGCCAGCCTCGGCGGGCTGGGCCGCTACCTGATCGACGGCATCAAGGTCCGCGAGTTCTATCTGGCGCTCGTGGGCGCGCTGATGGTGACGGCGCTGGCGCTGATCCTCGACGGGTTGCTCGCGCTGGCGGTGTGGCTGTCGGTGCCCGGCACCGGTCGGTGGCGGCGCGCGGGCCGGATGCCGCAACCGTTCCTGAGCGACGAGGTGGCGCTGGAGTCACGAAGTCGTGGCGGATCACGGTCGACTTCGGCAGCGGGCTACGAACCTGCGGGCGCGTCGCCTACGGTAGAAGGGTGA
- a CDS encoding putative glycolipid-binding domain-containing protein — translation MSEADRSDSKNTWPAVLTWRAHDVARMESVRVQMSGKRIKAYGRIVAARCDAHPAFSASYDLVTDEHGATKRLSMTVTLAERERQLSIARDEENMWLVRNQQNQMKRAAFDGALDVDVVLSPFFNTLPIRRTGLHEHADSITVPVVYVRLPEFSVEQASISYSGGGPGNPDGIKVHSPVAETTITVDADGFVVDYPGLAARI, via the coding sequence GTGAGTGAAGCCGACCGCTCTGACTCGAAGAACACGTGGCCCGCGGTCTTGACCTGGCGGGCGCATGACGTCGCGCGGATGGAGTCCGTCCGCGTGCAGATGTCCGGTAAGCGCATCAAGGCCTACGGCCGGATCGTCGCGGCCCGCTGTGACGCGCACCCGGCGTTCTCCGCCTCCTACGATCTCGTCACCGACGAACACGGCGCCACCAAACGGCTGTCGATGACCGTCACGTTGGCCGAGCGGGAGCGGCAACTCTCGATCGCCCGCGACGAAGAGAACATGTGGCTGGTGCGCAATCAGCAGAACCAGATGAAGCGCGCCGCGTTCGACGGCGCCCTCGATGTCGACGTCGTGCTCAGCCCGTTCTTCAACACGCTGCCGATCCGTCGCACCGGTCTGCACGAGCACGCCGATTCCATCACCGTCCCGGTGGTGTACGTGCGGCTGCCCGAGTTCTCGGTGGAACAGGCCTCGATCAGCTACAGCGGCGGCGGGCCGGGCAACCCGGATGGCATCAAGGTGCATTCACCGGTCGCCGAGACCACGATCACCGTCGACGCCGACGGCTTCGTCGTCGACTATCCCGGGTTGGCAGCGCGGATCTGA
- a CDS encoding prephenate dehydrogenase, which produces MCVLGLGLIGGSLMRAAAAAGREVFGYNRSVEGVQAARFDGFDASEHVDEVLGRAAETSALIVLAVPVPALGLMLGHIRDTAPQCPLTDVTSVKSAVLEQVRSFGLLDRFVGGHPMAGTAHSGWAAGDAALFVGAPWVISVDDHVDPDVWAQVMTLALDCHAVVVPARSDEHDAAAAGISHLPHLLAEALAVTAGEVPLAFALAAGSFRDGTRVAATAPDLVRAMCEANSAQLVPALDRTIELLTAARHTLARHGSVAELVESGHAARMRYDSFSRPEIITTVIGAENWRDELAAAGRAGGVVRSALPTRDSRRRSRRRRR; this is translated from the coding sequence GTGTGCGTGCTGGGCCTCGGCCTCATCGGCGGATCGCTGATGCGGGCGGCCGCCGCGGCCGGGCGCGAGGTGTTCGGATACAACCGGTCGGTGGAGGGTGTGCAGGCCGCACGCTTCGACGGGTTCGACGCCAGCGAACACGTCGACGAGGTCCTGGGCCGCGCCGCCGAGACCTCCGCGCTGATCGTGCTGGCCGTCCCCGTGCCCGCCCTCGGGCTCATGCTGGGCCACATCCGCGACACCGCGCCGCAGTGCCCGCTGACCGATGTCACGAGCGTGAAAAGCGCTGTGCTGGAACAGGTCCGCTCGTTCGGGCTGCTGGACCGGTTCGTCGGCGGACACCCGATGGCCGGCACCGCGCATTCCGGCTGGGCCGCGGGCGACGCCGCGCTGTTCGTCGGTGCGCCCTGGGTGATCAGCGTCGACGACCACGTCGACCCGGACGTGTGGGCGCAGGTGATGACGCTCGCGCTGGACTGCCACGCCGTGGTGGTGCCCGCCCGCTCCGACGAACACGACGCCGCCGCGGCCGGCATCTCGCACCTGCCGCACCTGCTCGCCGAGGCGCTCGCCGTCACCGCAGGGGAAGTGCCGCTGGCGTTCGCGCTGGCGGCCGGATCGTTCCGTGACGGCACCCGCGTCGCCGCGACCGCACCCGATCTGGTGCGGGCGATGTGCGAGGCGAACTCGGCGCAGCTCGTGCCCGCACTGGACCGCACCATCGAACTGCTCACCGCCGCCCGCCACACCCTGGCGCGGCACGGTTCGGTGGCCGAACTGGTCGAATCAGGGCACGCCGCCCGGATGCGTTACGACAGCTTCAGCCGCCCGGAGATCATCACCACCGTGATCGGCGCCGAGAACTGGCGCGACGAACTGGCCGCGGCCGGCCGGGCCGGCGGGGTGGTCAGATCCGCGCTGCCAACCCGGGATAGTCGACGACGAAGCCGTCGGCGTCGACGGTGA
- a CDS encoding tRNA adenosine deaminase-associated protein — MGAQSAPAQGTPDGFGVAVVREDGKWRCAPMRRAALNSLSVAEKELCEIRSAGAVFGLLDIDDEFFVIVRPAPSGTRLLLSDATAALDYDIAAEVLEQLDADIEPDDLDDADPFEEGDLAVLSDMGLPEAVLSVILDETDLYADEQLGRIAREMGFADELSAVLDKLNR, encoded by the coding sequence ATGGGAGCACAGAGTGCGCCGGCGCAGGGCACACCCGACGGGTTCGGGGTGGCGGTCGTCCGCGAGGACGGCAAGTGGCGCTGCGCGCCCATGCGGCGGGCCGCGCTCAACAGCCTGTCGGTCGCTGAGAAGGAGCTGTGTGAGATCCGCAGCGCCGGAGCGGTGTTCGGGTTGCTCGACATCGACGACGAGTTCTTCGTGATCGTTCGGCCCGCACCGTCGGGGACGCGGCTGCTGCTGTCGGACGCCACCGCGGCGCTGGACTACGACATCGCCGCCGAGGTGCTCGAGCAGCTCGACGCCGACATCGAACCCGACGACCTCGACGACGCCGATCCGTTCGAGGAGGGCGATCTCGCCGTGCTGTCCGACATGGGTCTGCCCGAGGCGGTGCTCAGCGTCATCCTCGACGAGACCGACCTGTACGCCGACGAGCAGCTCGGCCGCATCGCCCGGGAGATGGGCTTCGCCGACGAGCTGTCCGCGGTGCTCGACAAACTCAATCGGTGA
- a CDS encoding nucleoside deaminase: MTSDETLIRTALDAAALAGPRDVPIGAVVFGPDGTELARAANAREALGDPTAHAEVLALRAAAAVVGDGWRLEGTTLAVTVEPCTMCAGALVLARVARLVFGAWEPKTGAVGSLWDVVRDRRLNHRPDVRGGVLAEECARPLEAFFGAQR, translated from the coding sequence GTGACCTCCGACGAGACCCTGATCCGCACCGCGCTCGACGCCGCGGCGCTGGCCGGTCCGCGCGATGTGCCGATCGGTGCGGTGGTCTTCGGGCCCGACGGCACCGAGCTGGCGCGGGCGGCGAATGCGCGGGAGGCGCTGGGCGATCCGACGGCGCACGCGGAGGTGCTCGCATTGCGGGCGGCCGCGGCGGTGGTCGGCGACGGCTGGCGGCTGGAGGGGACGACGCTGGCGGTGACCGTCGAACCGTGCACGATGTGCGCCGGCGCGCTGGTGCTGGCGCGGGTGGCGCGGTTGGTGTTCGGGGCGTGGGAGCCGAAGACCGGTGCGGTCGGTTCGCTGTGGGACGTGGTGCGCGACCGCAGGCTCAACCACCGGCCCGACGTCCGCGGCGGGGTGCTCGCCGAGGAGTGCGCGCGCCCGCTGGAGGCGTTCTTCGGGGCACAGCGCTAG
- a CDS encoding DUF2237 family protein — MSELNVLGGPLQECGTDPLTGFYRDGCCSTGPEDRGAHTICAVVTVEFLEHQRSIGNDLSTPRPEYRFPGLKPGDRWCVTAANWLRAHRDGCAAPVVLAATHERTLDVVPLEALQEHAVDVPDDLGGL, encoded by the coding sequence GTGTCTGAACTCAATGTGCTCGGCGGTCCGCTTCAGGAGTGCGGCACCGATCCACTGACCGGCTTCTACCGCGACGGCTGCTGTTCGACCGGCCCGGAGGATCGCGGCGCGCACACGATCTGCGCGGTCGTCACCGTCGAGTTCCTCGAACATCAGCGCTCGATCGGCAACGACCTGTCCACCCCGCGGCCCGAGTACCGGTTTCCCGGCCTGAAACCCGGCGACCGCTGGTGCGTCACCGCCGCGAACTGGCTACGCGCGCACCGCGACGGGTGTGCCGCGCCGGTGGTGCTCGCCGCCACCCACGAACGCACCCTCGACGTGGTGCCGCTCGAGGCGCTGCAGGAGCATGCCGTTGACGTGCCCGACGACCTGGGCGGCCTCTAG